In a single window of the Halobaculum lipolyticum genome:
- the gdhB gene encoding glutamate dehydrogenase GdhB, translating to MSTGTADEREDRGADERAEPESALETARRQLEHAAAHIDVDPGVVERLKHPTTVHRVAVPLERDDGSVEVFTGYRAQHDDVRGPYKGGLRFHPHVSEEECVGLSMWMTWKCAVMDLPFGGGKGGVVVDPKGLSTDEKEKLTRRFAEELRPFVGPKKDIPAPDMGTDAQTMAWFMDAYSMQEGETIPGVVTGKPPVVGGTEGREEAPGRSVAIVVREAADYYDYDLDGLTVAVQGYGSVGANAARLLDDWGADVVSVSDTGGAVYAADGLDTHAIPSFSEEPNAVTGYAADTDGARLLDDGNDILELDVDVLIPAAVGNVITVDNADAVRADIVVEGANGPTTFAADEILAERGVHVIPDILANAGGVTASYFEWLQDINRRTWTLEEVHEELEAEMLKAWDAVRGEVEARDVTWRDAAYIVALGRIAEAKSVRGLWP from the coding sequence ATGTCCACCGGAACCGCAGACGAGCGCGAGGACCGCGGAGCCGACGAGCGGGCCGAGCCGGAGTCGGCCCTGGAGACCGCCCGCCGCCAGCTGGAACACGCGGCGGCCCACATCGACGTCGACCCCGGCGTCGTCGAGCGCCTGAAACACCCGACCACGGTCCACCGCGTCGCCGTGCCGTTGGAGCGCGACGACGGCTCCGTGGAGGTGTTCACCGGCTACCGCGCCCAACACGACGACGTCCGCGGCCCGTACAAGGGCGGCCTCCGCTTCCACCCGCACGTCAGCGAGGAGGAGTGTGTCGGTCTCTCGATGTGGATGACGTGGAAGTGTGCCGTGATGGACCTCCCGTTCGGCGGCGGCAAGGGCGGCGTCGTCGTCGACCCGAAGGGGCTGTCGACCGACGAGAAGGAGAAGCTCACGCGCCGCTTCGCCGAGGAACTGCGCCCGTTCGTCGGCCCGAAGAAGGACATCCCCGCGCCCGACATGGGCACCGACGCCCAGACGATGGCGTGGTTCATGGACGCGTACTCGATGCAGGAGGGCGAGACCATCCCCGGCGTCGTGACGGGCAAGCCGCCGGTCGTCGGCGGCACCGAGGGGCGCGAGGAGGCGCCCGGTCGCTCGGTCGCCATCGTCGTCCGCGAGGCCGCCGACTACTACGACTACGACCTCGACGGCCTCACCGTGGCCGTGCAAGGGTACGGCTCCGTCGGCGCCAACGCCGCCCGCCTGCTCGACGACTGGGGCGCCGACGTGGTGTCCGTCTCCGACACCGGCGGCGCGGTGTACGCCGCCGACGGTCTCGACACCCACGCCATCCCGAGTTTCTCGGAGGAACCCAACGCCGTCACGGGGTACGCCGCCGACACCGACGGCGCGCGTCTGCTCGACGACGGGAACGACATCCTCGAACTCGACGTGGACGTGCTGATCCCGGCGGCCGTCGGCAACGTCATCACCGTCGACAACGCCGACGCCGTCCGTGCCGACATCGTCGTCGAGGGGGCCAACGGCCCGACGACGTTCGCGGCCGACGAGATCCTCGCCGAGCGCGGCGTCCACGTCATCCCCGACATCCTCGCGAACGCCGGCGGCGTCACCGCCAGCTACTTCGAGTGGCTCCAGGACATCAACCGCCGGACCTGGACGCTCGAAGAGGTTCACGAGGAGTTGGAAGCGGAGATGCTGAAGGCGTGGGACGCCGTCCGCGGCGAGGTCGAAGCGCGCGACGTCACGTGGCGCGACGCCGCCTACATCGTCGCGCTCGGGCGCATCGCGGAGGCCAAGAGCGTCCGCGGGCTGTGGCCCTGA
- a CDS encoding Glu/Leu/Phe/Val family dehydrogenase, giving the protein MSADEANPFESLQEQIDDAAAYLDVGDDVIDRLKHPERVLELNLSVEMDDGSLDRFTAFRSEFNGDRGPYKGGIRYHPGVTRDEVKALSGWMVYKCAVVDIPYGGGKGGIVIDPADYSDGEIERVTRSFAEELRPFIGEDKDIPAPDVNTGQREMNWIKDTYETLENTTEPGVVTGKSLEAGGSEGRVEATGRSTMLTAREAFDYLDVEMEGASVAVQGYGNAGHIAAYLIEDLGANVVAVSDSSGAVYAEDGLDARDVKAHKNETGSVAGYPDADEEFSNEDLLTLDVDLLVPAALENAIDGDLARDVEADVIVEAANGPLTPEADDVLTEADVHVFPDILANAGGVTVSYFEWVQNRQRFYWTEERVNEELERHIVSAFDDLTTCYEENDLPNFRTAAYVVAIQRVVDAFTDSGNWP; this is encoded by the coding sequence ATGTCCGCTGACGAGGCGAACCCCTTCGAGAGCCTCCAAGAGCAGATCGACGACGCGGCGGCGTACCTGGACGTCGGCGACGACGTGATCGACCGGCTCAAACACCCCGAGCGGGTGCTGGAACTGAACCTCTCCGTCGAGATGGACGACGGCAGCCTCGACCGGTTCACGGCGTTCCGGTCTGAGTTCAACGGCGACCGCGGCCCGTACAAGGGCGGCATCCGCTATCACCCGGGCGTCACGCGCGACGAGGTGAAGGCGCTCTCCGGCTGGATGGTGTACAAGTGCGCGGTCGTCGACATCCCGTACGGCGGCGGGAAGGGCGGCATCGTGATCGACCCCGCCGACTACTCCGACGGGGAGATCGAACGCGTCACGCGTTCGTTCGCCGAGGAACTCCGGCCGTTCATCGGCGAGGACAAAGACATCCCGGCGCCCGACGTGAACACGGGCCAGCGGGAGATGAACTGGATCAAAGACACCTACGAGACGCTGGAGAACACGACCGAGCCGGGCGTCGTCACGGGCAAGTCGCTGGAGGCCGGCGGCTCCGAGGGCCGCGTCGAGGCGACGGGTCGCTCGACGATGCTCACCGCCCGCGAGGCGTTCGACTACCTCGACGTGGAGATGGAGGGCGCGTCCGTCGCCGTGCAGGGGTACGGCAACGCCGGCCACATCGCCGCCTACCTCATCGAGGACCTGGGCGCGAACGTCGTCGCGGTCTCCGACTCCTCGGGCGCGGTGTACGCCGAGGACGGACTCGACGCCCGCGACGTGAAAGCCCACAAGAACGAGACCGGCTCGGTCGCGGGGTACCCCGACGCCGACGAGGAGTTCTCCAACGAGGACCTGCTCACGCTCGACGTCGACCTGCTCGTCCCGGCGGCGCTGGAGAACGCCATCGACGGCGACCTCGCCCGCGACGTCGAGGCGGACGTCATCGTCGAGGCCGCGAACGGCCCGCTCACGCCGGAGGCCGACGACGTGCTCACCGAGGCGGACGTCCACGTGTTCCCCGACATCCTCGCGAACGCCGGCGGCGTCACCGTCTCCTACTTCGAGTGGGTGCAGAACCGCCAGCGCTTCTACTGGACCGAAGAGCGCGTCAACGAGGAGTTGGAGCGCCATATCGTCTCGGCGTTCGACGACCTCACGACGTGTTACGAGGAGAACGACCTGCCGAACTTCCGCACCGCGGCGTACGTCGTCGCCATCCAGCGCGTCGTCGACGCGTTCACCGACAGCGGTAACTGGCCGTAA
- a CDS encoding PAS domain-containing protein: MTSNGRRDAAADGGTPTRGRPHRTGPPTSASTDAVDEGLKTRTMDEAPVGITVADATEPEMPLVYANAAFERITGYPPSYAVGRNCRFLQGEATRAEPVDRMREAIREGEATTVELRNYRRDGSLFWNEVTIAPLRDDAGAVAHYVGFQQDVTRRKRAERAAAERATRIERERAAQKRLLHRLNGVVADVTAAATGATSREALEGDVAESMARAYAGAWVGRYDPSTDEVAPVAAAGTTAGDAVGRRLSVAAADGSDPVESTVAAAVADRFVRTTAVDGAGGTDGVADATAVAAIPLHYGDATFGAVGVYTDADEGFAGNERPVLTALGRTVATGINAIESQRTLRDEETIELRLRIDDHPLAAFASRAGCELTSVGQVDDRAVPSTLFEVSTVEEPFDAERLRAAATDAVTVHSLLVEGTDAPVVELSVADPTLRDALAEHGAELAAVTVEASLVTATVYVARETLAQSLVAAVTDRFECVDLAGYSRRSRREPSRPEFVAALRESLTERQHATLVRAYTAGYFEWPHETSGEEVATAMGVSRSTFHQHLRAAQKKLAAAFLESGPPAGRGDPN, from the coding sequence ATGACGTCGAACGGTCGCCGCGACGCCGCAGCCGACGGGGGGACGCCGACGCGCGGTCGACCGCACCGGACCGGGCCGCCGACGTCCGCGAGCACGGACGCCGTCGACGAGGGACTGAAGACCCGCACGATGGACGAGGCGCCGGTCGGGATCACCGTCGCGGACGCGACGGAGCCGGAGATGCCGCTCGTGTACGCGAACGCGGCGTTCGAGCGGATCACGGGGTACCCGCCGTCGTACGCCGTCGGGCGCAACTGCCGGTTCCTCCAGGGCGAGGCGACGCGCGCGGAGCCGGTCGACCGGATGCGCGAGGCGATCCGCGAGGGGGAGGCGACCACCGTCGAACTGCGCAACTACCGACGCGACGGGTCGCTGTTCTGGAACGAGGTGACGATCGCGCCGTTGCGCGACGACGCCGGCGCCGTCGCCCACTACGTCGGCTTCCAACAGGACGTCACCCGGCGCAAGCGTGCCGAGCGAGCGGCCGCCGAGCGCGCCACCCGGATCGAGCGCGAGCGTGCGGCCCAAAAGCGGCTGCTCCACCGGCTCAACGGGGTCGTCGCCGACGTGACCGCGGCCGCGACCGGGGCGACGTCCCGGGAGGCCCTCGAAGGCGACGTGGCCGAGAGCATGGCTCGAGCGTACGCCGGCGCGTGGGTCGGGCGGTACGACCCTTCGACCGACGAGGTCGCCCCCGTCGCCGCCGCCGGCACGACCGCCGGCGACGCGGTCGGTCGCCGCCTGTCGGTCGCGGCCGCCGACGGGAGCGACCCGGTCGAGTCGACGGTCGCGGCGGCGGTCGCCGACCGGTTCGTGCGGACGACGGCGGTCGACGGCGCCGGCGGCACCGACGGCGTCGCGGACGCGACCGCCGTCGCGGCGATCCCGCTCCACTACGGCGACGCGACGTTCGGCGCCGTCGGCGTGTACACCGACGCCGACGAGGGGTTCGCGGGCAACGAGCGCCCCGTCCTGACGGCGCTCGGGCGCACCGTCGCCACGGGGATCAACGCCATCGAGAGCCAGCGGACGCTCCGCGACGAGGAGACGATCGAACTCCGGCTTCGGATCGACGACCACCCGCTGGCGGCGTTCGCGTCGCGAGCCGGCTGCGAGTTGACCTCGGTGGGCCAAGTCGACGACCGGGCGGTCCCGTCGACGCTGTTCGAGGTGTCGACCGTCGAGGAACCGTTCGACGCCGAGCGTCTCCGGGCGGCGGCGACCGACGCGGTGACGGTCCACTCCCTGCTCGTCGAGGGGACAGACGCCCCCGTCGTCGAACTGTCGGTCGCCGACCCGACGCTGCGCGACGCGCTCGCCGAACACGGGGCCGAACTGGCGGCGGTGACCGTCGAGGCGTCGCTCGTCACGGCGACGGTGTACGTCGCGCGCGAGACGCTCGCACAGTCGCTCGTCGCCGCCGTCACCGACCGCTTCGAGTGCGTCGATCTGGCCGGCTACTCGCGTCGCTCCCGGCGAGAGCCATCGCGCCCCGAGTTCGTCGCGGCGCTCCGCGAGTCGCTCACCGAGCGCCAACACGCGACCCTCGTGCGGGCGTACACGGCCGGCTACTTCGAGTGGCCCCACGAGACGTCCGGCGAGGAGGTCGCGACGGCCATGGGCGTGAGCCGCTCGACGTTCCACCAGCACCTCCGGGCGGCCCAGAAGAAGCTCGCGGCCGCCTTCCTCGAGTCCGGTCCCCCCGCCGGCCGGGGCGACCCTAACTAG
- a CDS encoding bacteriorhodopsin, with the protein MFLGMLYFIVRGWGETDERRQEFYIVTIFITAIAFVNYLAMALGFGLTIVTIGGEEVPIYWARYTDWFFTTPLLLVDLALLAGANRNEITSLVGLDMLMIGTGVVATLSAGPGVFSEGARRLVWWGVSTGFLLVLLYMLYGSLDEKASRLSGDAASTFGTLRTLIVVVWLIYPVWWIVGTEGLGFVSLYVETAGFMVLDLVAKVGFGIVLLSSREVLDAAGSSSADPATAD; encoded by the coding sequence ATGTTCCTAGGGATGCTGTACTTCATCGTCAGGGGCTGGGGTGAGACCGACGAGCGACGGCAGGAGTTCTACATCGTCACGATATTCATCACCGCCATCGCGTTCGTGAACTATCTCGCGATGGCGTTGGGGTTCGGACTGACGATCGTGACCATCGGCGGCGAGGAGGTACCGATCTACTGGGCCAGATACACGGACTGGTTCTTCACGACGCCGCTGTTGCTCGTGGACCTCGCGCTGTTGGCGGGCGCGAACCGTAACGAGATCACGTCGCTGGTCGGCCTCGACATGCTGATGATCGGGACCGGGGTCGTCGCGACGCTGTCGGCCGGCCCGGGCGTCTTCTCGGAGGGCGCTCGTCGGCTCGTCTGGTGGGGCGTCTCGACGGGCTTCCTGCTCGTCCTCCTGTACATGCTGTACGGCTCCCTCGACGAGAAGGCGAGCCGCCTGTCGGGCGACGCCGCCTCGACGTTCGGCACGCTGCGGACGCTGATCGTCGTCGTCTGGCTGATCTACCCGGTCTGGTGGATCGTCGGCACCGAGGGGCTGGGCTTCGTCTCGCTGTACGTCGAGACGGCCGGCTTCATGGTGCTCGACTTGGTCGCGAAGGTCGGCTTCGGGATCGTCCTGTTGTCGAGCCGCGAAGTGCTCGACGCGGCCGGCAGTTCGAGCGCGGACCCGGCGACGGCCGACTGA
- a CDS encoding MOSC domain-containing protein has protein sequence MDARVETLYTAPEDSAPMVEHDGVRLVRGGVVGDRYRKGTGYYSPYDVCEVTLVDADVLETIRDDLGIDLTDGRHRRNVVVRGTDLTDLLGATFRVGDAETGAVLRGTRPRPPCAHLEQVAGQDGVARALKGRRGGICADVVAPGRIAVGDGIELLEGDPRSEGRRIVDRLRESLGG, from the coding sequence ATGGACGCACGCGTCGAGACGCTCTACACCGCGCCCGAGGACTCCGCCCCGATGGTCGAACACGACGGGGTCCGCCTCGTCCGCGGCGGGGTCGTCGGCGACCGCTACCGGAAGGGAACCGGCTACTACTCCCCGTACGACGTCTGCGAGGTGACGCTCGTCGACGCCGACGTGCTGGAGACGATCCGCGACGACCTCGGCATCGACCTCACGGACGGGCGCCACCGCCGCAACGTCGTCGTCCGCGGGACCGACCTGACCGACCTCCTCGGCGCGACGTTCCGCGTCGGCGACGCGGAGACGGGCGCGGTGCTGCGCGGCACCCGCCCGCGCCCGCCGTGTGCCCACCTCGAGCAGGTCGCGGGGCAGGACGGCGTCGCCCGCGCGCTGAAGGGGCGCCGCGGCGGGATCTGTGCGGACGTCGTCGCTCCGGGCCGTATCGCCGTCGGCGACGGGATCGAACTGCTCGAGGGCGACCCGCGCTCGGAGGGGCGGCGGATCGTCGACCGGCTGCGCGAGTCGCTCGGCGGCTGA